AAGGGCCCCTTATTAACGCCTCGTGCATAGGAAGGGCCCCCTCTTAACATCTGCCACGCAGCGCCGCCCGCATCACCATGCGAGCTGCGCGGGCAGCGCAAGGCAGCACGGCGCGGGCGCGGGTCACGGGTAGCAGCGCGGGAACAAAAGTCCGTGGCGCCGAGGGCTACCGGACGACAAGATGCCCGGCATGGCTGTTGGTCGTAACGACGGGCCGGGGCGGCCAGCGCCGGGGCCGGAGCAGCCAGCACCGGGGCCGGAGCAGCCAGCACCGGGGCCGGAGCAGCCAGCATCGGAGCCGGAGCGGCCAGCACCGCAGCCAGAGCGCCGAGCGGCGGAGCCGGAACGCCGAGCGTCAGAGCCGGAGCCGGAGCAGCCAGCACCGCAGCCAGAGCGCCGAGCGGCGGAGCCGGAGCGCCGAGCATCGGAGCCGGGGCCGGAGCCGGGGCCGGGGCCGGGGCCGGGGCCGGAGCCGGGGCCGGGGCCGGAGCAGCCAGCATCGGGGGTGGGGACGGGGTTGCTGGTGCGGGCGCGACGGCTGTGGGTCGAGTTGGCCGGCGTACCGATGATCTTTCCTGCTCGGGGCGTCGCTGTGGCGGTGTCGGCACGATCGCTGCTCTGCCCGCCGGACTGGGTCGGGATCGTCGCCCTGGGCGACGCGGCGATCAGCACGGTACCCGTCGACGGTTTCGCGCAGGTTGTCCGGAAGGCGCTGGACAACCTGCCGGTCACGGCGATGACCGATCCCGAGCGGCTGGCCGCGCTACTGCCCGTCGAAGAGGTACTCGGGCCCGCGACGCTCGCCTACTGCGACGAGCACGGCTTCCGACCGTACGCGAAGGGCATGCCGCCGGAGCGACTGCCCGGCGGCCATCCGGATCTCGCCGATCTCCTGGCCTCCGTCCCGACCGACGAGGCCGACGAGTGCGGGCTGGCCGAGATCACCTCTCCGGCCTTCGTCATCCGTGCCGGTACCCGTGTCGTGGCGGCGGCCGGTTACCGGCACTGGCCGGGGCAGGTGGCTCACCTGAGTGTGCTTACCGCGCCGGACCAGCGTAGGCGGGGCCTGGCCCGGGTCGTCGCCAGCGCGGCGGTGGCGGAGAGCCTGACCAATCGGATGCTGCCGCAATGGCGGGCTCGACCGGAACCGTCGCGTCGGGTGGCGCGGGCGCTCGGCTTCCGGGAACTCGGCGCCCAGTTGAGTGTTCGCCTCGGCGGCTGACCCCGTCCCAGCGTCACCGCCAGCGTGAACCCCCGCGCGAACCCCCGTGAGAACTCCCGTGAGAACCCCCGCGCGAACCCCGTGAGAACTCCCGCGCGAACTCCGCGCGAACTCCGCGAGAACTCCGCGAGAATCCTCGCCGACACGGCCCAGCGGCAGACTGCCACAGATCGTCGGGCTGTCACGAATCCACCTTGGCCGGTGTCTGATGCCCGGAACCGGCAGTCGAGGAGGAGAGATGACCAGGATCCCGAAAACTGAGATCACCGGCGTCAAGGGTGCGCTGGTGAAGCGGGTGGCCAAGAAGATGCTCGGCGAGGTGCCCGAGCCCCTGGGCGTGATGTGGCACCACCAAGGGGTGCTCGCCGCCACCATGGGGCTGGGTCGTAAGGCAAACAAGTGGAACGAGTGCGACAAGGACCTGAAGTCGTACGCCCACATGGCGGTGGCGTCCCTGGTCGGCTGCTCGTTCTGCCTCGACATGGGCTACTTCCAGGCCCGCAACGAGGGGCTGGACCTGGTCAAGGCCCGTGAGATACCCCGGTGGCGCGAGTCGGAGGTCTTCACGCCACTGGAGCGTGACGTCCTGACGTACGCCGAGGCGATGTCGCAGACGCCGCCGACGGTGACCGACGAGCTTTCCGGCCGACTACTCAAGCGACTGGGCGCCCCGGCACTTCTCGAACTGACCGCGTTCGTCGCGGCTGCGAACCTCGCCGCGCGGATGAACGTCGCTCTCGGTATCGAGGCGCAGGGATTCGCCACCTCGTGCGGCCTACCGCCGCTGGCCCAGCCCCGCACCCAGTCCATGCCCCAGGCGGGGTCGTCCGGCACGCCGTCGCGGGCCTGAGCCAACGAGACCCGACCAGACCGATGAGCCGGCGCACGCGGCGGCGACGCGGGCCTGAGCGAACGAGACCCGACCAGACCGATCGGCCGGCGGACGCGCGGCGACGCCTCCGCCGGCCCGAGCCGCGCCGTCGCCCAGGCGTGCGGTGTGCGCTGGACAGGCGGGTCGAGAGTGGACTTGATCAACCCGGGATGATTGTCGGCATGCGGGACACCGTCGCCATCGCGTTGATCACGTCACTTTCCACGTTGACCGCCGCCGGGCTCACCGGGCTGGTCACCGCGCTGACCGTGCGCCGGCAGGTCGCCGGGCAACTCGCCGCCGCCCGGGAGGAGCGCGCCGAGCAGCGTACGCTCCGCCGGCAGCAGGCCCGACGGGAGACGTACGTAGGCTTCCTGGCCGCCTGCGACCGGGCGTACCGGGCATTGGACACCGGCTGGGTGGGTGTGGAGACCGCGCCGGGTGAGGAGTCGCCGTACCCGACGCTGCGCACGCTCGACGAGGCGTACAACCTGGTGCTGTTGGCGGGCCCGGATCCGGTCGCCGAGGCCGCCGGGCGCACCGTGCGCAGCATCAACGAGGAGTACGCCAAGCAGCGCCACCTCCACCGGGAGCAGGCCACGGAGCCGGGCGTCCTGGCCACCCGTCACCGCCCCGAGCACCTGACCGCACTCCGGGAGCGCACCACCCACCGCAACGCCTTCACCGCCGCCGCCCGTACCGCTCTGGATCTCCCCACCCTGACTGGTTGATCATGAGGTTAGCGGCGAAGTCGATCTCCTCAGCTGCCGCCAACCTCATGGTCAACAGCGCTCGGCGGGTTGCGGGTCAGCGCTCTCGGAGGAGGCGAAATCCGAGGTCGTCGTTGCGTACGAAACACTGACCGCGCCCCCGGTAAGCGGCCCGGGCGCGCACCCAGTGGTGGCGCCAGGATCCGCCGCGACAGATCCGGACCGCGCCCGGATCGTCGGAGCCGGGACGGGTGTCCGGATGTGGGTACGGGGTCGCCGGGCTGGCCGTCCACTCGAAGACGTTTCCCGACAGGTCGTGGCAGCCCGCTACGGAGACGCCGGCCGTGAAGACCCCGACCGGCGTGGTCGTGCGTACGTGCAGTTCGAAGGTGTTCGCCGCCGAGGGATCAAACGAGTCCCCGTACGGAAAAGCCCGGCCGCCGGAGGCGGCTGCCGCCTCCCACTCGTACTCCGACGGTAGCCGGATGACTGTGCCGGTGACCTCGGACAGCCAGGCGCAGTACGCCTCGGCCTCGTAGACGCTGACGCCGACCACCGGCTGGCCAGGTTGGTTGAGCCGACTGTCGTCCCAGTAACCGGGCGCCCGTGGCGGCCCGGAACCGTAGATCGCGGCGAGCGCGTCGGTGATCTCCACGTCGGACATGGCGGTCAGTTTGACCATGCTGACGGCCTGGTGCAGGGTCGCGGCGCCGGTGCGCAGCATCTCGACGGGCAGTTGCGGATGACGGCGGAGGTTGTCCCGCTTCTTGATCCACTCCGCGCCGATGATCTCGGCGAGTCCCTCGCCACGACGCCAGCGCCGGGCCGCGTCCGTACGCCACCAACGATCGTCCCGGTAGCCGCCGGCCGCGATGAAGCTTGCGTACTCCGCGTTGGTGACCGGGGTCCGGGCGAGTTCGAAGCTGGGCAAAGACACCGTGTGCACGGGCCGTTCCAGCGGATACGGGCTGTCGTCTGCCCCGATCCGCCAACTGCCGGCCGGCGGCACGCCGACGTCCTTGCTGGAGAGCCGACGGGCCCCGGTAGGCACCGACCTATCCGCCTACCGGGACAGTGGGCGGATCGCCTCGCGCACCGCCCCACGATCGACCGTCGATGGTCACGCTCGTTCCAGGAACGAGTGGCATCCTCGCGACGCTGAGGCCACTCGTTCGCGTAACGAGCACGATCTTGCCCAACACCCGGCCGGTCAGCGGAGCGCGCTCGACGGGCAGCGGCGTGGTGGGGATCGATCGTAGACTCCCCGGACCGCGCCGTCGAAGTGCACCAGGTCGGGGAGGATGTTCGTGGCGAGTGACGGGAACGAGACCGGCGGGGCCGCACCTGCGCCCGACGTCGAGGTGCTGCCGGCCCGCCGAGGCAGGCGCCGGATCCTGGTCCTCGGGGCCGTGGCGACGGTGGTGGCGGTGGCGGCAGGTATGACCGTGTGGATCGTTGGACGGGGACCGGAGAGCGTCGGTCCGGGCGACCCACCAGACTCGGCACCCACCCGATTCGACCCCGGCCAGCAACTGATCCGCCTCGGCCCACTCCCTGGCCCCGCCCGCCAGGTCAGCTACACGACAGAGCTGGACATGCACGTCCTCACCGTGGCCGGACGACCCGATGTCCCCTTCGATCGCAACGACAGGTACCCGCCCGACTCAAACTGGCGCGTCGAGGTCATGATGGCAGCGCGAGACGCCGATGTTCATCGTTACGATCGGGAGTACGACGAGGAAGCCGGATGGCACGTCCCGGGTGGTTCGGTCGCACCGGTGCGTGGTCGTCCCGCCAGGCAGAACGAAGGCGGGATTCTGTCCTGGGAGTACGCGCCGGACGCGTGGATGCGGATTTCGGCCTCCGGTGTTGACCAGCCCCACGATCTCGCGCGTCGGGTGGCCGAAGGCATTCGCTGGGAGACGACGCCACTGGCCCTGCCGATCCAGACGATGGCACTGCCCGACGGTGCCGTGCTCGGCGGCGCGGCGCTGCGCTGGGCCGACGACGAGTCGGTGAAGGACTACGCCTACGCCCAGTACCTGCTCAAGCCGATCAAGGATCACGACGGCAGCCCGGAGCCCGACTTCATGATTGGCATCAGCGCCCAGAGCGTCGCCGACGGCAGAGACAACCGCACCGACGACGTCACCGTGTCGGGCCGTCCCGGCACCGCGATCGATTGGGCCAGGACGGACCCAGCGGTCTATCGGGTAGGGAAGTTTCCCGGCGGCTGCACCGAGTGTGTCGCGGAGGTACACATCATGAGCCGGCGCGCCAACGAGGCGGTGGGCGGTCGCGACAAGGCGCTGAAGTTGGCGGCCTCGATCCGACTGGCCGACGGCCACGACGACCCTGCCCGATGGCGAGCACGCTGAGTGTTTCGTTCGCCCCGCTCTGCTCCGCAGCTGTCACTCGGCGGATGAGTGCCAGAGTGGAATGATGAGCCCGCTGACTGCGCGATCTGCCGATGGGGGCAACGGGTGAGCCGGTGCCGGTCCGGGCCGGAGCGGGTGCGCTCCGGCCCAGCACTCGGGCTTACCTGTGCTCGACGTGGTAGGCGCCGTCGCTGGTCGCGGCGCTCTCGGTGAGAGCTTTCCAGGCCGTGCCGTCGAGGTCGAAGGTGTCGTGAAGGTAGCCGGAGACCGCGTCGGCGACCAGGGCTACGCGGGCGGGATCCTCGTCGCTGGTTTCGGCGACCTGCTCGCCAGCGACCCCACCGAGGGTGTGTTCACCGTCGGTGATGGTGAACAGGCTCTTGGGGGCGGGGCTGAGGTGGTAGGCGTCGGTGAACCAGTCCGGCCCACGGGTGGACATCATCGACTGGTCCTTGCCGCCCGTGACGACGAGGGCCGGCGTGGTCATCGTGGCGAAGTCCGGCCGCATGAACGGCAGATGCTCCACGGCGAACGGGGTGAGTGAGTCGCCGGTGCCCGTCGCGGCGAGCAGTGCCCCGGCCTTGACCAACGGGTGGGAGAAGTCCTCGCCTGGCGTGCCGTCGGCGTCGAGTACGCGGGCACCGAGGAGGGTGCCGACGCTCTGACCGCCCCAGGAGTGTCCGACGGCGGCGACGCGCTCGGCGTCGACGCGGCCGGTCAGTCCCGCCTGGGTGATGATGTCGTCGAGGTTGTCCAGGACGGCGTGCAGGTCGGCGATTCGCACTCGCCAGATGGTGCCGAATCGCGGGTCGTCGAACCCGATGCCGT
This DNA window, taken from Micromonospora sp. FIMYZ51, encodes the following:
- a CDS encoding SUMF1/EgtB/PvdO family nonheme iron enzyme, which encodes MPTGARRLSSKDVGVPPAGSWRIGADDSPYPLERPVHTVSLPSFELARTPVTNAEYASFIAAGGYRDDRWWRTDAARRWRRGEGLAEIIGAEWIKKRDNLRRHPQLPVEMLRTGAATLHQAVSMVKLTAMSDVEITDALAAIYGSGPPRAPGYWDDSRLNQPGQPVVGVSVYEAEAYCAWLSEVTGTVIRLPSEYEWEAAAASGGRAFPYGDSFDPSAANTFELHVRTTTPVGVFTAGVSVAGCHDLSGNVFEWTASPATPYPHPDTRPGSDDPGAVRICRGGSWRHHWVRARAAYRGRGQCFVRNDDLGFRLLRER
- a CDS encoding carboxymuconolactone decarboxylase family protein, whose translation is MTRIPKTEITGVKGALVKRVAKKMLGEVPEPLGVMWHHQGVLAATMGLGRKANKWNECDKDLKSYAHMAVASLVGCSFCLDMGYFQARNEGLDLVKAREIPRWRESEVFTPLERDVLTYAEAMSQTPPTVTDELSGRLLKRLGAPALLELTAFVAAANLAARMNVALGIEAQGFATSCGLPPLAQPRTQSMPQAGSSGTPSRA
- a CDS encoding chlorophyllase, which gives rise to MHLHQLAQQIMAIKPVPVPTTGRDIDLAVKVTAPVSGHHLPVIVFSHGNAWSMDGYEPLVDRWAAAGFVVVQPTHLDSRRHGIGFDDPRFGTIWRVRIADLHAVLDNLDDIITQAGLTGRVDAERVAAVGHSWGGQSVGTLLGARVLDADGTPGEDFSHPLVKAGALLAATGTGDSLTPFAVEHLPFMRPDFATMTTPALVVTGGKDQSMMSTRGPDWFTDAYHLSPAPKSLFTITDGEHTLGGVAGEQVAETSDEDPARVALVADAVSGYLHDTFDLDGTAWKALTESAATSDGAYHVEHR
- a CDS encoding GNAT family N-acetyltransferase, translating into MGTGLLVRARRLWVELAGVPMIFPARGVAVAVSARSLLCPPDWVGIVALGDAAISTVPVDGFAQVVRKALDNLPVTAMTDPERLAALLPVEEVLGPATLAYCDEHGFRPYAKGMPPERLPGGHPDLADLLASVPTDEADECGLAEITSPAFVIRAGTRVVAAAGYRHWPGQVAHLSVLTAPDQRRRGLARVVASAAVAESLTNRMLPQWRARPEPSRRVARALGFRELGAQLSVRLGG